From a single Nymphaea colorata isolate Beijing-Zhang1983 chromosome 4, ASM883128v2, whole genome shotgun sequence genomic region:
- the LOC116252792 gene encoding CBL-interacting serine/threonine-protein kinase 5-like → MIPPFWSPFSLLHYVLSIYKRGLRVVAPPSFSPTSPLLFSPSLSFHSSHYNSEASGWRFALLTALISRNRNWRFLGDSKDRERRKEVAPMAEAQEKRLLFGKYELGRLLGQGTFAKVYFARNVVTNEAVAIKVLHKDQVKKQGLMEQIKREISVMHLVKHPNVVELKEVMANKGKIFFVMEYVKGGELFAKIAKGKLKEDEARRYFQQLIAAVDYCHSRGVSHRDLKPENLLLDENGDLKVSDFGLSALPEQHWHDGLLHTQCGTPAYVAPEVLRKKGYDGAKADIWSCGVILYVLLAGFLPFQDENIMHMYRKVFKAEFQVPPWFSPDVRHLLAKILVTDPNKRITISQIMEVPWFKKGFSGPAAFELPSSAPDSGMIDSLKSESQQPTPEFFNAFDLISSMSSGFDLSGFFESEKKRGSMFTSRCSTGAILGKLEALAKAFRFRVTKVKDFKIRMQRSVPGRKGPLSVTAEIFQLAPSLSMVEFGKSSGDTLEYVEFCEEARPALKDIVWAWQGQGEEDQQQGVAQCQQQHRKHQHREAQAAAA, encoded by the exons ATGATTCCACCGTTTTGgtctcctttctctctcctccatTATGTCCTGTCCATTTATAAGCGTGGTCTCCGTGTTGTTGCCCCTCCAAGCTTCTCCCCCacctctcctcttctcttctccccttctctctcgtTTCACAGCTCACATTACAATTCCGAAGCTTCAGGATGGCGATTCGCACTTTTGACTGCCTTAATCAGTAGAAACAGAAATTGG AGGTTTCTAGGGGACAGTAAAGACAGGGAACGAAGGAAGGAAGTAGCACCAATGGCGGAAGCTCAAGAGAAGCGACTTCTCTTCGGAAAATATGAACTTGGCCGGCTGCTTGGGCAGGGGACGTTTGCAAAAGTTTATTTCGCCCGGAACGTGGTGACGAACGAGGCCGTCGCTATTAAGGTGCTGCACAAGGACCAGGTGAAGAAGCAGGGCCTGATGGAGCAGATCAAGCGGGAGATATCGGTGATGCATCTCGTGAAGCACCCGAACGTCGTCGAGCTCAAGGAGGTCATGGCGAACAAGGGCAAGATCTTCTTCGTGATGGAGTACGTAAAGGGAGGCGAGCTATTCGCCAAGATCGCCAAGGGGAAGCTCAAGGAAGACGAGGCACGGCGGTACTTCCAGCAGCTGATCGCCGCCGTCGACTACTGCCACAGCCGCGGCGTCTCGCACCGCGACCTGAAGCCGGAGAACCTCCTGCTCGACGAGAACGGCGACCTCAAGGTCTCTGACTTCGGCCTCAGCGCGCTGCCCGAGCAGCACTGGCACGACGGGCTCCTCCACACGCAGTGCGGCACGCCGGCATACGTGGCGCCGGAGGTCCTCCGCAAAAAGGGCTACGACGGCGCCAAGGCCGATATCTGGTCCTGCGGCGTCATCCTCTACGTCCTGCTCGCCGGCTTCCTGCCGTTCCAGGACGAAAACATCATGCACATGTACAGGAAGGTCTTCAAGGCCGAGTTCCAGGTTCCACCGTGGTTCTCGCCTGACGTCCGGCACCTCCTGGCGAAGATTCTGGTCACCGATCCGAACAAGAGGATCACGATTTCTCAGATTATGGAGGTACCATGGTTCAAGAAGGGCTTCAGCGGACCAGCTGCGTTTGAACTGCCATCTTCTGCTCCGGATTCGGGCATGATCGATTCTCTGAAATCCGAATCCCAGCAGCCAACGCCGGAATTCTTCAACGCCTTTGATCTCATATCATCAATGTCGTCCGGCTTCGATCTCTCTGGTTTCTTCGAGAGCGAGAAGAAGCGGGGATCCATGTTCACTTCAAGGTGTTCGACCGGTGCTATACTGGGGAAACTGGAAGCACTAGCCAAGGCGTTCAGGTTCAGGGTGACAAAGGTGAAGGACTTCAAGATCAGGATGCAGAGGTCAGTCCCCGGAAGGAAAGGGCCGCTGTCGGTGACGGCGGAGATCTTCCAACTTGCGCCATCGCTGTCAATGGTGGAGTTCGGCAAGTCGAGCGGGGACACCTTGGAGTACGTCGAATTCTGTGAGGAGGCTCGGCCTGCCCTCAAGGACATAGTCTGGGCCTGGCAGGGCCAGGGAGAAGAGGACCAGCAGCAGGGCGTTGCTCAGTGCCAGCAGCAGCACAGGAAGCATCAGCACAGAGAAGCTCAAGCTGCAGCTGCTTGA
- the LOC116253163 gene encoding translation factor GUF1 homolog, chloroplastic-like, which yields MQEYYADEIGVLSPDQLQVDELYAGEVGYLAASIRSVADARVGDTITHSARRAKNSLPGYEEATPMVFCGLFPVDADQFPELRDALEKLQLNDAALNFEPETSSAMGFGFRCGFLGLLHMEIVQERLEREYNLTLITTAPSVVYRVNCVNGSMFQSIYPS from the exons ATGCAGGAGTACTATGCTGATGAAATTGGTGTCTTGTCACCAGATCAATTGCAGGTTGATGAACTATATGCTGGCGAG GTTGGGTACCTCGCGGCATCTATAAGATCTGTAGCAGATGCACGGGTTGGTGATACCATCACTCACTCTGCTAGAAGGGCGAAGAATTCCCTGCCTGGATATGAGGAAGCTACTCCAATGGTGTTCTGTGGCCTGTTTCCTGTTGATGCTGATCA ATTTCCTGAGCTGCGTGATGCATTAGAGAAGCTACAGCTTAATGATGCTGCTCTAAAT TTCGAGCCTGAGACATCAAGTGCAATGGGCTTTGGTTTCCGATGTGGATTTCTGGGTCTTTTGCACATGGAAATTGTGCAG GAAAGGCTAGAGAGGGAGTATAATCTGACATTGATAACAACAGCGCCAAGTGTGGTTTACCGAGTAAATTGTGTAAATG GTTCAATGTTCCAATCCATCTACCCTTCCTGA